One window of Dyadobacter sandarakinus genomic DNA carries:
- a CDS encoding DUF1328 family protein yields MLKWTVIFLVIAIIAGILGFGGIAAGAAGIAKILFFVFLVLFVLSLLSRGVGRS; encoded by the coding sequence ATGCTTAAATGGACCGTAATTTTCCTGGTAATCGCCATCATCGCTGGTATTCTGGGCTTTGGAGGCATCGCTGCAGGAGCAGCCGGAATTGCTAAAATCTTGTTCTTTGTGTTCCTTGTACTGTTTGTACTAAGCTTGCTGAGCAGAGGCGTAGGGCGATCCTAG
- the guaA gene encoding glutamine-hydrolyzing GMP synthase codes for MTEQILILDFGSQYTQLIARRVRELNVYCEIHPYNNFPELTPNIKGVILSGSPCSVRDADSPKVDLDQFRNVVPVLGVCYGAQLMAHLLGGDVKPSQHREYGRARLEVGDRDSSLLAGISESSQVWMSHGDTIVRIPDNFSIIASTESVQVAAFKLEDELTYGIQFHPEVTHTTEGKQLMHNFVVDICGCSQDWTSESFVEETVSSLRQKLGNDKVVMALSGGVDSTVAAMLVHQAIGKNLYCIFVDNGLLRKNEFEEVLHSYEDMGLNIKGVDAKDHFYGLLAGLTDPEAKRKAIGKSFIDIFDQEAHLIEDVKWLGQGTIYPDVIESVSIKGPSATIKSHHNVGGLPDFMKLKVVEPLNTLFKDEVRAVGRTMGISEKILGRHPFPGPGLAIRILGDITAEKVAILQEVDAIFTGGLRKWDLYKDVWQAGAMLLPVQSVGVMGDERTYERVVALRAVTSVDGMTADWAHLPYEFLAEVSNDIINRVKGVNRVVYDISSKPPATIEWE; via the coding sequence ATGACTGAACAAATTCTGATTTTAGATTTCGGTTCACAGTATACACAGCTAATTGCAAGAAGAGTACGCGAGCTGAATGTCTATTGTGAGATCCATCCCTATAACAATTTCCCCGAGCTTACTCCCAATATCAAAGGCGTCATCCTCTCAGGCAGCCCCTGCTCCGTACGCGACGCTGATTCCCCGAAAGTTGATCTCGACCAGTTCCGTAATGTAGTTCCGGTACTGGGTGTGTGCTACGGGGCTCAGCTGATGGCGCATTTGCTGGGCGGTGACGTCAAGCCTTCGCAGCACCGCGAGTACGGCAGGGCGAGGCTCGAAGTCGGCGATAGGGATTCGTCCTTGCTGGCTGGCATCTCGGAGTCGTCGCAGGTGTGGATGTCCCATGGGGATACCATCGTCAGGATTCCTGATAATTTCAGCATTATTGCCTCTACGGAATCCGTGCAGGTAGCTGCCTTCAAGCTGGAAGATGAGCTTACTTATGGGATACAGTTTCACCCCGAGGTAACACATACTACTGAGGGCAAGCAGCTGATGCACAATTTCGTCGTGGATATCTGCGGCTGCTCGCAGGACTGGACTTCCGAATCATTTGTGGAGGAAACCGTCAGCAGCCTGCGTCAGAAGCTCGGCAACGACAAGGTAGTGATGGCGCTTTCGGGTGGGGTAGACTCCACGGTAGCTGCCATGCTGGTGCACCAGGCGATTGGCAAAAACCTGTACTGCATTTTTGTAGACAATGGTTTGCTGCGTAAAAATGAGTTTGAGGAAGTGCTGCACTCCTATGAAGATATGGGCCTCAATATTAAAGGTGTAGATGCGAAAGACCATTTTTACGGTCTGCTTGCCGGCCTGACCGATCCTGAGGCAAAACGCAAGGCGATCGGCAAATCCTTTATCGACATTTTTGACCAGGAAGCCCACCTTATCGAGGATGTGAAATGGCTGGGCCAGGGTACCATCTATCCCGATGTGATTGAGTCTGTTTCCATTAAAGGTCCATCGGCTACGATCAAGTCTCACCACAATGTGGGCGGGCTGCCTGACTTTATGAAGCTCAAAGTTGTGGAGCCGCTCAATACCCTTTTCAAAGACGAGGTACGTGCGGTAGGACGGACCATGGGCATTTCGGAAAAAATTCTGGGCCGTCATCCTTTCCCGGGGCCTGGATTGGCCATCCGTATTCTGGGTGATATTACTGCGGAGAAGGTGGCCATTCTTCAGGAAGTGGATGCCATTTTCACCGGCGGACTCAGAAAGTGGGACTTGTATAAGGATGTATGGCAGGCAGGGGCCATGCTGCTGCCTGTACAAAGTGTGGGTGTAATGGGTGATGAGCGTACCTATGAGCGCGTCGTTGCACTGCGGGCCGTAACGTCTGTGGATGGTATGACCGCCGACTGGGCGCATTTGCCGTACGAATTCCTGGCAGAAGTTTCCAATGATATTATCAATCGCGTAAAAGGGGTGAACAGGGTAGTGTATGACATTTCCTCCAAGCCGCCTGCGACCATTGAATGGGAATAA